Proteins from a single region of Apium graveolens cultivar Ventura chromosome 7, ASM990537v1, whole genome shotgun sequence:
- the LOC141674318 gene encoding uncharacterized protein LOC141674318: MKPRYYPKTDLLDADLGTNLTYVWRGIFASLEVIKSGARKKIGNGENTLVWRDPWLPNTSNGYVGIHIYDQLRDVKVSSLMIDDGRNWDVEVIEDLLETRDCELIKQIPLSIYIFTDSWYWLLDDKGEFTVKSYYRALKGECADDCTRLWKKIWALKLPSKVAYLIWRLCRDCLPTNATLFMRYVNVEITCPWCHCSAKKVGLDKPVSCVEQETPKVVVERAFQQGSREHCLEMAMLC, from the exons ATGAAACCTAGGTATTATCCTAAAACAGACTTACTAGATGCAGATTTGGGTACAAATCTTACTTATGTTTGGCGGGGCATTTTTGCTTCATTAGAAGTTATTAAATCTGGAGCACGTAAAAAAATTGGTAATGGCGAGAATACGTTGGTGTGGCGTGATCCGTGGCTACCAAATACTTCAAATGGATATGTTGGAATACATATTTATGATCAGCTACGTGATGTAAAGGTTAGCAGTTTAATGATAGATGATGGGAGGAACTGGGATGTTGAGGTTATAGAGGACCTACTGGAAACTAGAGATTGCGAGTTGATCAAGCAAATTCCTTTATCCATATATATTTTTACAGACTCTTGGTATTGGTTATTGGACGATAAAGGAGAGTTTACAGTGAAGAGCTATTATAGAGCTCTGAAAGGGGAGTGTGCAGATGACTGCACGAGACTGTGGAAGAAGATTTGGGCATTGAAACTGCCCAGTAAAGTGGCATATCTGATTTGGAGATTATGTAGGGATTGCTTACCTACTAATGCAACACTATTCATGAGGTATGTAAATGTTGAAATCACATGTCCATGGTGTCATTGTTCAGCTAAAAAAG TGGGATTGGATAAGCCGGTGTCTTGTGTTGAACAGGAAACTCCAAAAGTAGTTGTTGAACGGGCGTTTCAGCAAGGTTCAAGGGAACATTGTTTGGAGATGGCTATGTTATGTTAG
- the LOC141674315 gene encoding uncharacterized protein LOC141674315, with protein sequence MNTNTPPSNRNTNTSPSNTNANTHSSTSIDNNAHPLFLHNNDQPGMVLISKKLTGYENYASWKRSMQIALSAKKKLAIVTGEFVAPDVSSPLYAHWCQVNDMVITWILNTVNDDISKSMNYMDNAAVVWNELSESFSAVSGHKFYEAQRALFKHEQGNDSVEFYFHKLKGFWDELRALSPVIQCTL encoded by the coding sequence ATGAATACAAACACACCTCCTTCAAACAGAAACACAAACACATCTCCTTCAAACACAAACGCCAACACTCATTCTTCCACTTCTATTGATAATAATGCACATCCTCTGTTTTTGCATAATAACGATCAACCTGGAATGGTTTTGATCTCTAAGAAACTGACAGGATATGAGAATTATGCATCCTGGAAAAGGTCTATGCAAATTGCTTTATCTGCCAAAAAGAAGTTGGCAATTGTTACTGGTGAGTTTGTGGCTCCTGATGTTTCTTCTCCTCTTTATGCTCATTGGTGTCAAGTCAACGACATGGTCATTACCTGGATCTTGAATACTGTCAATGATGACATTAGTAAGAGTATGAATTACATGGACAATGCTGCAGTAGTTTGGAATGAGTTGAGTGAAAGCTTTTCAGCAGTTAGTGGTCATAAATTCTATGAAGCTCAACGTGCTTTGTTTAAACATGAACAAGGGAATGATTCTGTGGAATTCTATTTCCACAAGCTTAAAGGTTTCTGGGATGAGCTTCgagccttatcacctgtcattCAGTGCACCCTATAA
- the LOC141674316 gene encoding uncharacterized protein LOC141674316, whose translation MSIHESDKLAPRALQTVFIGYSISQKGYKLLDPITQQIHISRHVVFTEDVFPCLTNLSCSDSLPFSIPTTSYCDDSHDTPLDTFFLANPTSDSPSSSELINHTSTPELSTSSTSPPLSALDTSSPPHITTDSLPPQRISLRHKIQPNWMKDYVVPVLPSTVSRANAILLDCPINPQKYSYSHYSPSTEVFACAVSHSTVVPEPHTFNQAKTKPRWIDAMQKELLALETNDTWTIVDSLPQGKRVRKKSNWVQLGIQG comes from the coding sequence ATGTCAATTCATGAATCTGACAAGCTTGCTCCTCGAGCATTGCAAACTGTCTTTATAGGTTATTCTATTTCTCAAAAGGGTTACAAGTTGTTGGATCCTATTACTCAACAAATTCACATTTCTCGTCATGTTGTCTTCACTGAGGATGTTTTTCCTTGTCTCACTAACTTGTCATGTTCTGATTCTCTGCCCTTTTCCATACCCACCACCTCATACTGTGATGATTCACATGACACACCACTGGATACTTTTTTTCTTGCTAATCCTACATCAGATTCTCCATCATcatctgaattaattaatcacacATCCACACCTGAATTGTCTACTTCATCTACCTCACCTCCTTTGTCAGCATTAGACACTTCTTCTCCACCTCATATCACCACTGATTCACTTCCACCACAACGTATTTCTTTACGACATAAAATTCAACCTAATTGGATGAAAGACTATGTAGTTCCAGTCCTTCCTTCTACTGTGTCTAGAGCTAATGCCATCCTTTTAGACTGTCCTATTAATCCACAGAAATATAGTTATTCACACTATTCACCTTCTACTGAAGTTTTTGCCTGTGCTGTTAGTCACTCTACTGTTGTACCAGAACCACACACTTTTAATCAAGCCAAAACTAAACCTAGGTGGATCGATGCTATGCAAAAGGAACTGTTGGCTTTAGAAACAAATGATACTTGGACTATTGTTGATTCTCTTCCACAAGGAAAAAGAGTAAGGAAAAAGAGTAATTGGGTGCAATTGGGTATACAAGGTTAA
- the LOC141672585 gene encoding cytochrome P450 CYP82D47-like produces the protein MDFTLPSKIAVVASVFASLICIYYFLWILYMTKHIGNPKALPEAKGSWPIFGHLPLLGSSELPHVLLGNMADKHGLIFAIKLGTRKAVVVSDWKIAEDCYSSNDKVFMNRPKSIGVEIMGYNYALFGLGPSGPYWQNMRKITRELLSAHQIEMSQHSPVSEIKEFIKDIYDFWQMNTSDHNHMVKIDMKQWLGCLTMNIMLRMIVGQRYKWNEEEGIRFLKLINTFTELFGRFVVGDSVPYLRWLDWGGYEKAMRKTAKETDCILERWLQQHKQSRKLKDEQHDILDMMLSTTEGSASQHFEGFDADNVIKGTMLAYITGSADTITVTLTWTLYLLISNPPVLKKARDELNNYIGGNRQVEESDVKNLVYLQAIVKESMRLYPATQLLPSRESLKDCVIGGYNIPKGTRLIVNLSKIHRDPQVWANPNDFQPERFLTSHQNVDVKGNHYELLPFGSGRRRCPGIFLSLRVMHLALASLVHGFEFQKPSDEPDDMSATAGLNNSKAQFKVLLKPIISNEK, from the exons ATGGACTTCACTCTCCCTTCAAAGATTGCTGTAGTAGCTTCTGTTTTTGCTTCTTTGATCTGTATATACTATTTCTTATGGATACTATATATGACGAAACACATTGGAAACCCGAAGGCACTTCCAGAAGCTAAGGGTTCATGGCCTATATTTGGTCACCTGCCTCTTTTAGGCAGCTCCGAGTTGCCTCATGTTCTATTGGGAAATATGGCAGACAAGCATGGACTCATTTTTGCGATCAAGCTTGGTACACGGAAAGCGGTAGTAGTAAGTGACTGGAAGATAGCTGAAGACTGTTATTCTTCCAATGACAAGGTCTTCATGAACCGCCCCAAATCCATTGGAGTAGAAATAATGGGCTATAACTATGCCTTGTTTGGTCTTGGACCAAGTGGACCATATTGGCAAAATATGAGAAAGATCACACGGGAGCTTCTAAGTGCACACCAAATCGAGATGTCTCAACATTCTCCAGTGTCTGAAATAAAGGAATTCATAAAGGATATCTATGACTTTTGGCAAATGAATACAAGTGATCACAATCATATGGTTAAAATTGATATGAAACAATGGTTAGGATGCTTGACAATGAACATAATGCTAAGAATGATTGTAGGGCAACGGTATAAGTGGAATGAAGAAGAGGGCATTCGGTTTTTAAAGCTCATAAATACATTTACTGAACTATTTGGCAGATTTGTCGTGGGAGATTCAGTTCCTTACTTGAGATGGTTGGATTGGGGAGGTTATGAGAAGGCAATGCGGAAAACAGCAAAGGAAACTGACTGTATACTCGAGAGATGGTTACAACAGCACAAACAGAGCAGAAAATTGAAAGATGAACAGCACGATATCTTGGACATGATGCTATCTACTACTGAAGGTTCTGCATCCCAACATTTTGAAGGCTTTGATGCTGACAATGTTATCAAGGGGACAATGTTG GCATATATAACAGGATCTGCAGACACGATAACAGTGACTTTAACATGGACATTATATCTATTAATAAGTAACCCTCCTGTGCTGAAGAAGGCTAGAGATGAACTGAACAACTATATTGGGGGGAATAGACAAGTTGAAGAGTCTGACGTGAAGAATTTAGTTTATTTGCAAGCTATTGTCAAAGAATCCATGCGTTTATATCCAGCTACACAACTGCTGCCATCTCGTGAATCCTTGAAAGATTGTGTCATTGGAGGCTACAATATCCCAAAGGGTACGCGATTAATTGTTAACCTGTCAAAGATCCACCGTGATCCTCAAGTATGGGCTAATCCTAATGATTTTCAACCTGAGAGGTTCTTGACAAGCCACCAAAATGTTGATGTCAAAGGCAATCACTACGAGTTATTGCCATTTGGAAGTGGGAGGAGAAGGTGTCCTGGGATTTTTCTAAGCCTTCGAGTAATGCACTTGGCTTTAGCAAGTTTAGTTCATGGATTTGAGTTTCAGAAACCATCTGATGAACCGGATGATATGAGTGCAACAGCTGGACTAAATAATTCCAAAGCGCAGTTTAAAGTTCTCCTAAAACCAATCATATCCAATGAAAAATAA